ATGATAAATGCCGAGTGTCTGCTCTATCACTACCCCAAAAAAGAAGAGTACAAACATATTGACCAACAGATGTCCTATACCGGCATGCAAAAAACCTGAAGTGATAATCTCATACCAGGTTCCTTCCCTGACTGTTCGGTATGGCCTGAGCATTCCCAAATCCATAATTTTGGGATTGACATATAATGCTATAAAAGAGATGAAACCTGTGATTGCAATAAGTGTAAGAGTAACCGTCATAAATGATCTCTGTTTTGAAAGGAATCATGAATATAACAAATCCGGATTTCTTTAAAGCATGAACTTCTATTTACTGTATTTTTCTTAATCCTTTAAATTGCTAATTTCACACATCTCGTACCCCAAACTAATCAACCAAAGCATGTACCGGGTTTTTAAACAATTACTACTCCTCTCTTTTGCAGTCTTATTTATTTCGTCCTGTGGAATTACCCGAAAAGGTTCCGCACCCGATCGTGCGGATTACTCTGATTTTTCACCCGGTTCAGCAATTGAGTCCGGTGTAGCCAGCTGGTACGGCCCTAACTTTCATGGAAAACTTACTGCAAACGGTGAAACCTACAATATGGATGGTTTAACTGCGGCACATCGAAGTCTTCCATTTAACACAGTTGTTCAGGTCGAAAATAAAGGAAATGGTAAAACTGTTATTGTCAGAATTAACGACAGGGGGCCCTATGCAGATAATAGAATTATAGATTTATCCCGCAAAGCTGCGCGGGAAATTGACATGATTGATGCCGGTACTGCGAATGTAGAAGTTTTCCTGGTTGAAGAGGGGGATCGGCCTTTGTCTGATCAAAACCTAGGCAGTATTGAAACGTTTACCGTACAACTTGCATCATTTAATTCCCGTAATGAAGCTGAAAATTTTCTAAACCAAATATCAGGTGCAAGAGTTGAGACTGTACCTGTTGCCGGTGATACCGTTTACAGAATTTACTATGGCACATATGATGATCCCGATGATGCCCGCTCTGCCATGCAACGCCTCAGACAGCAAGGGTTTGATGGTTTTGTGAAGCAGACACAGAACTAATTTTTTCTCAAATCATGGATTGATT
This is a stretch of genomic DNA from Rhodohalobacter barkolensis. It encodes these proteins:
- a CDS encoding septal ring lytic transglycosylase RlpA family protein, coding for MYRVFKQLLLLSFAVLFISSCGITRKGSAPDRADYSDFSPGSAIESGVASWYGPNFHGKLTANGETYNMDGLTAAHRSLPFNTVVQVENKGNGKTVIVRINDRGPYADNRIIDLSRKAAREIDMIDAGTANVEVFLVEEGDRPLSDQNLGSIETFTVQLASFNSRNEAENFLNQISGARVETVPVAGDTVYRIYYGTYDDPDDARSAMQRLRQQGFDGFVKQTQN